A segment of the Candidatus Neomarinimicrobiota bacterium genome:
CCTGTTCCGGATCAACGTGTTCCATGGAAAGTGTACAATGTAACTTTGGGGCTTGAAAGCCGCAGTTTCAATCCTAATGGAGCATTTATTTATAATGAATTGATAAAATGGAGATATGACCATACACCCCCTTATGATAGTTTAAATATTAATACTATTAGAGTTTTACCAGAGTACTTAAGAGGTGAGAATCGGGTGGATCCTTTTGCCTTTGAACTTATTTTAGTTCCAGTAGATACGAATCTCGCGGGAGCAATTTACCTTGATCCACCGTCTGAAAATGATACGCTATATGTTTTTACTTCAAAACCGATAACATCTGACGATATATTTTTATTCAGTACTTATAACATGTTTACTGAAGTGGAAGATATCGATATGAATAAGATCAAAGTGGTGCCAAATCCCTATTACATCAGAGCAGCATGGGATAGAGACAGATACAATCAGCATATAGATTTCAGGCATCTCCCGGAAGGTACATTAGATAATCCAGTCCACGTCAGGATTTTTAACTTAGCTGGAGCACTGGTTGCCCATCTTAAGAAGAATGGTGTAATTGATAAAAATGAAGTCAGAGATGAATATGGTACCCTTTCATGGGATTTGAGAGACTTTAATGGATTGAAAATAGCAAGTGGTTTGTATATCTATCAGGTAGAAGCCAGAATTAATGGAAAAGATTATGCCAAAGTAGGGAAAATAGCTATAGTTATGGGACCATAGGATGATTTTAAGGAATCTATTTCAATGTAAAAGAGTTTTGTCAATATTTCTCATATTAGGATTTTGTAGTATCAGTTTTGTTAACGCGGGTGCGGGTGCCCAGTTCTTACAGATATTTCCCGCTGTACATATAGCAGGTCTCGGTGGGGCTTTTACAGCATACGATGGAAACATTGAATCCATTTTCTGGAATCCATCCTCTATAATGTCGGTTGGATACCGAATGGCGATGTTTAATAACGCCAATTATTTTGCAGGGGTAAGGCATGCAAGTTTCGCATTCCTTCAGCCTTTCGAGAATAATACACTGGGGATATCTTTTATTGCCCTCCTGAGTGGAGAAATTGAGGAAACAACAGAAATTGAAGATGAAGGTACAGGTCATACTTTCACTGCTAATGATTATGCCTTTGGTTTGACCTACTCCAGAGCCATGACCGATAAGTTTAATGCCGGAATCACAATAAAGTTATTAAATCTCAATCTTGCTAAAGTATCGGCAACAACTATTAGCTTTGATTTCGGAGCATTATATAAAATGAAAATTTTAGGTAATCTTAGAATTGGATTTGCAATCAGGAATTATGGACCAGATTTTCGATATAAGGGTGAAGGATTGATCGGTTATACTAAAAAGTCTGATAATCCCTTTGCGGAGGAGGATGTCAAATATGAACTGGTATCAGCCTCTACTCCACTACCTATGAGTTTTCACCTTGGAATTGCGTCTGATATATACAATTCCGGGTTTAGCAAAATATCTTTATGCTTTGATATAACTAATGGTATTGATCAGAAGGAGAATTTTTTGTTTGGAATTGAATATTGTATTTCGGATTTTTTATATATTGATATTTCCCATTCAAATTTGAAAGCTTTGTCTTGTGGTTGGCGGAATTATTCCTCCCTTGGAGGCAATATGCGGGGAGCCAATTGGGGAGCTGGAATTAATCTTGGTAAATTTTTTGATAAAATATTCTGGTTTGGCTATTCTTTTGAATCACATAGATATCTCCCCCCAGTTCAAAGATATGGTGTAAAGTTGAAATTTTAAAAGTATTTTTAGGAGGCTAAGATCATGAAGAAGTATTTGCTTATTTTTATTACAACATGCTTTCTTTTTCATTTTTCCCTTTTTGCACGAGAATGGCATGATGTGAAAATAATCTCTTACTCTAATAATAGAGTGATTTTAAAATATAATGAGATGTATCATAAGCTGGCACCTAGGTTGAATAAATCCTCAGAACAGGTAATAGTGGATACTATTTACTATTACAACCCACCGATATCTCCTGATGTTTATGATGAATATTTAGCCGGTTATCAAGGAACAGGAAGTGATCCTGCTGATACCTGCATAAATTGGTTTTCTCTTCTCGCACCTGGGACAGTAACAAAAATAATGATGCAAAATGTTTCATCAGGAACGGCAAATTTTAATATGTTTGCTCCTGCGATAGATTGGGATGAAGGAAGATATGTGTTCCCGGATGATCCTGAATCAAATTCTTTGCTTCCATATTCAGTACCATTTTTTTGTGAAGCTAAAAACCCTGATGAACAATTTACAAATGGAGAGTGGACACCGATATGGAATGTTTTTGATATCAAGGCGAATTTTGGAAGTGGTATTTATCTTGAAGGGGATAGTCTGGATTTCTGGGTTGGATATTCTTTGGATAAAACAGGGAATCCGAAAATCTGGCAGGATGGCTATTATCATGATTCCGATTTTGAAGGAGCATGTAGGAGTTTTTCCACTTTACATGCATTTTGCCCTAATAACTACGGCTGCTGGTATAGTATCGTAAATGCAAATGACAATAACCTGTGGCTTTCTCATATAATGCAGATTGAGGTGGAATATGAGCATCTTCCTCCGATAATTTCTGATGTGTCAAGGTTTTCCGACACCTTTGCGAGCCAGAAAAAAGTGAAAGCAAAAATTGTTGAAATTGAGGGAGAGACATTTACAGCAGAACTTGTGTATAAGACAGGAATTAATGGTCAGTATCAATCTGTTACAATGAAAGATGTTGGGAATAATAATTTTGAAGCAACACTTAATATAGAGGAGGGTGATACCGTATATTACTACGTTGAGGCGACTGACGAGTCAGATTACACTGGATATTCAAATATTATGTCAATTGTAAATGTAGTACCACCTGAGAATGCCCCACTTTTGGTAGTTAATAATAATGGTGGTGAAACGTACTGGGAATTTCTTAGAGGTATAGTGAATATTGGACAGGCATATTTTTTCTGGGATATGAACCAACATAACGGTATTGACAGTACAGTTATAAATTATTCCGGGTTTAAAGCTTTGATGGTCTTTGGATGGGGAACCGATATAATTCCGATAACTGATGTGGAAACCCAGGATGTCTATGGAATAAAAAAATTCCTTGATAATGGAGGTAGTTTATTGCTTTCTGATATGGATTATCTATTCGCATGGGGTCTGGAGGGACAGGAATATTTTCAACAGGGTGATTTTGCTTATGATTATCTTGGTATAGATAGGTATGAGAGTGATCCTGATGATGATAACAATGTTGAAAATGGTGGATCTGCTGATAATAGAATGAAAGGTGTGAACGATGATGTAATTTCTGGCGATTTCTCTGGTTCAAACTATTACGGACCGATTGATTATGAAATGCCAGATCCAGATTGGGCTAACTGGGGCGATTTTATAGTAGCGAATTCTGAAGCTTTTGATATTTTTCACGGAGTATCTTCAAATAAAAGCATGGCTGTTAGAAAAGAAGGTGAAAATTTTAAAACCGTTACTTTTGCTTTCCCAATTCA
Coding sequences within it:
- a CDS encoding PorV/PorQ family protein, which produces MILRNLFQCKRVLSIFLILGFCSISFVNAGAGAQFLQIFPAVHIAGLGGAFTAYDGNIESIFWNPSSIMSVGYRMAMFNNANYFAGVRHASFAFLQPFENNTLGISFIALLSGEIEETTEIEDEGTGHTFTANDYAFGLTYSRAMTDKFNAGITIKLLNLNLAKVSATTISFDFGALYKMKILGNLRIGFAIRNYGPDFRYKGEGLIGYTKKSDNPFAEEDVKYELVSASTPLPMSFHLGIASDIYNSGFSKISLCFDITNGIDQKENFLFGIEYCISDFLYIDISHSNLKALSCGWRNYSSLGGNMRGANWGAGINLGKFFDKIFWFGYSFESHRYLPPVQRYGVKLKF
- a CDS encoding T9SS type A sorting domain-containing protein, whose translation is MKKYLLIFITTCFLFHFSLFAREWHDVKIISYSNNRVILKYNEMYHKLAPRLNKSSEQVIVDTIYYYNPPISPDVYDEYLAGYQGTGSDPADTCINWFSLLAPGTVTKIMMQNVSSGTANFNMFAPAIDWDEGRYVFPDDPESNSLLPYSVPFFCEAKNPDEQFTNGEWTPIWNVFDIKANFGSGIYLEGDSLDFWVGYSLDKTGNPKIWQDGYYHDSDFEGACRSFSTLHAFCPNNYGCWYSIVNANDNNLWLSHIMQIEVEYEHLPPIISDVSRFSDTFASQKKVKAKIVEIEGETFTAELVYKTGINGQYQSVTMKDVGNNNFEATLNIEEGDTVYYYVEATDESDYTGYSNIMSIVNVVPPENAPLLVVNNNGGETYWEFLRGIVNIGQAYFFWDMNQHNGIDSTVINYSGFKALMVFGWGTDIIPITDVETQDVYGIKKFLDNGGSLLLSDMDYLFAWGLEGQEYFQQGDFAYDYLGIDRYESDPDDDNNVENGGSADNRMKGVNDDVISGDFSGSNYYGPIDYEMPDPDWANWGDFIVANSEAFDIFHGVSSNKSMAVRKEGENFKTVTFAFPIHLCSDPEKYSTLLYNTLLWFGAYQQDIDNEYRNVKDYKLNQNHPNPFNPSTKISYYIPSNSHVLLNVYDINGRLVRNLVNSYKESGCYIVVWNGKDNMDKPMSSGVYIYTMKIGNNVYSRKMLLIR